From one Humulus lupulus chromosome 8, drHumLupu1.1, whole genome shotgun sequence genomic stretch:
- the LOC133798375 gene encoding wall-associated receptor kinase-like 20: MATPKLLLFTVALLLLTLIDLATPLKQCPDCGNQTVPFPLSTSTTCGDQSYKIRCDAGTLIFDTLNNSYPITSIAASDQRLVIAPSQLLPSTCVTSDISTQGVQLNSSLPFNVTSSNTIMYLNCSDSLLRSPLNCSSASLCHTYLNSSSDRASTICSRDKSLMCCTFRAGGSSNSYMIRVRESGCSAYTSFVNLDPTLPVGRWPQPGLEIQWVSPREPVCGGQSDCADDGGKSTCGPDPSDGSVKRCFCNGGLVWDPIKGLCAENVTCQDPDGCSNSKRTALIAGLTSGIGGALIVATIVTILYKRHRRIKEAQDRLTKEREEILNANGAGGRAAKVFTGREIKRATNNFSKDRLLGSGGYGDVYKGFLLDGTTVAIKCAKLGNTKGTDQILNEVRILCQVNHRNLVRLLGCCVELEQPIMVYEYIENGTLLDHLREKRHSLTWTDRLRVARDTAEGLSYLHFSAVPPIYHRDVKSSNILLDQKKSAKVSDFGLSRLAHTDMSHVSTCAQGTLGYLDPEYYRNYQLTDKSDVYSFGVVLLELLTSQKAIDFTRESDDVNLAVYVQRMVAEERLMEVVDPVLKEGTTDLERDTMKALGFLAVGCLEERRQNRPSMKEVAEEIDYIMSIATAKVVDV, encoded by the exons ATGGCAACGCCTAAGCTCCTCCTCTTCACGGTGGCACTACTTCTTCTAACCCTCATCGACTTAGCAACTCCCTTAAAGCAGTGCCCCGACTGCGGTAACCAAACGGTGCCGTTCCCCCTCAGCACATCCACAACATGTGGGGATCAGTCCTACAAGATCCGCTGCGACGCAGGCACACTCATCTTCGACACCCTCAACAACTCCTATCCAATCACATCCATCGCCGCCTCAGACCAACGCCTCGTCATTGCGCCCTCACAGCTGCTACCCTCCACCTGCGTCACATCCGATATCTCCACCCAGGGTGTCCAGCTCAACTCCTCTCTCCCCTTCAACGTCACCAGCAGCAACACCATCATGTACCTCAACTGCTCCGACTCCCTCCTCCGCTCCCCGCTCAACTGCTCCTCCGCCAGTCTCTGCCACACCTACCTAAACTCCTCCTCGGACCGCGCCTCTACCATATGTAGCAGGGACAAGTCTCTCATGTGCTGCACGTTCAGAGCCGGGGGTTCGTCGAACTCGTACATGATCCGAGTCCGGGAGTCCGGGTGCAGCGCGTACACGAGCTTCGTGAACTTAGACCCGACCTTGCCGGTGGGCCGGTGGCCCCAGCCAGGGTTGGAGATCCAGTGGGTTTCGCCGAGGGAGCCCGTTTGTGGGGGCCAGTCCGATTGTGCGGACGATGGAGGGAAGTCCACTTGTGGGCCCGATCCCTCGGATGGTAGTGTCAAGAGATGCTTTTGTAACGGTGGGCTCGTATGGGACCCTATTAAGGGATTATGTGCGGAAA ATGTTACGTGTCAAGATCCTGACGGTTGCAGCAATTCAAAGCGGACTGCACTTATTGCGG GTTTGACCTCCGGCATCGGCGGAGCTCTCATTGTAGCTACCATAGTTACCATCCTCTACAAACGCCATAGACGCATCAAAGAAGCTCAGGACCGCCTAACCAAAGAGCGTGAAGAGATATTAAACGCCAACGGCGCCGGAGGAAGAGCCGCCAAAGTTTTCACGGGCAGAGAAATCAAAAGAGCAACAAACAACTTCTCCAAAGACCGCCTCCTTGGCTCCGGTGGCTACGGCGACGTCTACAAAGGCTTCCTCCTCGATGGCACCACCGTCGCCATTAAATGCGCCAAACTCGGCAACACCAAAGGCACCGACCAAATCCTCAACGAGGTCCGAATCCTCTGCCAGGTCAACCACCGCAACCTCGTCCGCCTCCTGGGTTGCTGCGTCGAGCTCGAGCAGCCAATCATGGTCTACGAGTACATCGAAAACGGCACTCTTCTCGACCACCTCCGAGAAAAACGACATAGTTTAACGTGGACAGACCGTCTACGTGTGGCCCGTGACACGGCGGAGGGTCTCTCCTACCTCCACTTCTCGGCGGTGCCACCCATATACCACCGAGATGTGAAGTCAAGTAACATTTTACTAGACCAGAAGAAGAGCGCCAAGGTTTCGGATTTTGGGTTGTCTCGACTGGCTCATACCGATATGAGCCATGTCTCGACTTGTGCGCAAGGCACTCTTGGTTACCTTGATCCGGAATACTATAGAAACTATCAGTTGACCGACAAGAGCGATGTTTATAGTTTTGGTGTGGTTTTATTGGAGCTTTTGACTTCTCAGAAGGCTATAGATTTCACGAGAGAGTCAGACGATGTGAACTTGGCTGTTTATGTTCAGAGAATGGTGGCAGAGGAGAGGTTGATGGAGGTGGTTGATCCAGTTCTGAAAGAAGGGACGACAGATTTAGAGAGAGATACTATGAAGGCCTTAGGGTTTTTGGCCGTGGGGTGTTTGGAGGAACGTAGACAAAACAGGCCTTCCATGAAAGAAGTTGCCGAGGAGATTGATTATATTATGAGTATTGCAACGGCTAAGGTTGTAGATGTATAA